The genomic interval GGCGCTGGACAAGGGCGCTCTGCGCGTCGCCGAAAAGCGCGGCAGCGACTGGCATGTGAACCAATGGGCGAAAAAGGCCGTGCTGCTGGGCTTTCGCCTGAAGGACATGGAAGTGCATATGGGCGGCCCGCAGGGCGGCACCTGGTGGGACAAGGTGGACAGCAAGTTTGCCCATTGGGGCCAGGCGCAATGGCAGGCCGCCGGCTTCCGCGCCGTGCCGAACTGCGTGGTGCGCCGCTCGGCCTATATCGCCAAGGGCGTGGTGCTGATGCCCAGCTTCGTGAACCTGGGGGCCTATGTCGACGAGGGCACCATGGTCGACACCTGGGCCACCGTCGGCTCCTGCGCGCAGATCGGCAAGAACGTGCATCTTTCGGGCGGCGTCGGCATCGGCGGCGTGCTGGAACCGATGCAGGCCGGTCCGACCATCATCGAGGACAATTGCTTCATCGGCGCGCGTTCGGAAGTGGTCGAGGGCTGCATCGTGCGCGAGGGCTCGGTCCTGGGCATGGGGGTCTTCATCGGCAAGTCCACCAAGATCGTCGACCGCGAGACCGGCGAGGTCATGTATGGCGAGGTGCCGGCCGGTTCGGTGGTGGTCGCCGGCTCGATGCCCTCAAAGAACGGCGTGAACCTTTATTGCGCGGTGATCGTGAAGCGCGTCGATGCGCAGACCCGCTCCAAGACCTCGATCAACGAGCTGCTGCGCGACTGACCTGTTGCAGCCCTGCACCGGACTCACCCCTGCGTGAGTCCGGCGTGAAACCCAAGCGCCGCCGCTGCGTTCAACCCGCACAGGTATCCTGAAAGCGGAGTTTCACATGCAGGGTTTGGGTTGGCTGGCCGCGATCATCGTCGGCGGTCTTGCGGGCTGGATCGCCAGCAGCATCATGAAGGCGGATACGGGGATCATCCTCAACGTCATCCTGGGCATCGTCGGCGCCATCGTCGGTAATGCGCTTCTGGGTCTGGTCGGGCTGAACGCCCAGGCCGGCAGCTGGCTCGCGCAGGGGGTCGCCGGGCTCATCGGCGCGGTGGTGCTGATCTGGCTTTACCGGGCAGTGGCCGGATAGCGAAAACGGGGCGGGGTTTCCCGCCCCTTTTCCTGTCAGGCGATGAAATCCGCCTGTTTCGCCCCGGTGATGCGGACCAGATCCTCCGGCGCGATGGCGAAGACGTGGCGCGGCGTCCCGGCCGCCGCCCAGACCGTCTCGAAATCCAGCAGGCGCGGGTCCAGCCAGGCCTGGACTTGGCGCAGATGCCCGACCGGCGCGACGCCGCCGATGGCGAAGCCGGTCTCGGCCCGGATCAGGTCCGCATCGGCCTTGCCGAGGCTTTGCCCCGCCAGCGCCGTCGCCTTGGCCGGATCGACGCGATTGCCGCCGGCGGTCAGGAACAGCACGACATGGCCGGTCGTCTCGCCGCGGAAGATGATCGACTTGGCGATCTGGTCGACCGCGCAGCCGACCGCGGCCGCCGCGCCCTCGGCGGTGCGGGCGCTGTCGTCGGTCTCGCGGATCTCGACGGCAAGCCCGGCCGCCTGCAGCGCCGATTGCACCCGCTTCAAGCTCTTGCTCATTGTCTCTCCCTCCGGTTTCGGGCGATATGACGCGAAAATGCAGCAAAGGAAAAGCCATGGCCCAGCAGGTCTACACGCTTCTGGTCGAGGTCGGCCGCGCCGCGGATGATGGTCTGCCGGAAGGCGCCAGCGGCGCGGCTTTGGTCTGCTACGCCTCGGGCGTGACCGAGGAGGAGGCGGTGCGCGAGACCGTCGCCATCCTCAAGCAGGCCGGGCTGGCGCCCATCGAGGTCACCGGCCATGGCAGCATCGACGAGCGCCTGGCCGAGGGCCACGAGATCCCCGAGGAGGAGCGCGCCCTGATGGACCGCGCGCTGAACGAGAACGCGGTGATCGTCGCCCAGATGGAGCCGCTCTTTGCCGAGGAGGACGGCTGATCCGCCCCTATCCAGCCGCGCCGGGCTGGGCTAGACTGGCCGCAACCAGAAGAAAAGCCCATGAACGAGCAACGGAACGGACAGGCAGAATGACCAGACGCATTTCCCGCATCGCGACCTCGGCCGTGCTGACCATCGCCCTGGCAGGCTGCGGCGTGTCGATGAACCAGGGCCCGGGCGGCGTCGGCGGCAATTTCGGCGGGCTGCCCACGGCGGGCGGGCAGGGCTCCGAGGCCGGCTTCCAGAACTGGGTGCAAAGCTTCCGCCCGCGCGCCCTGGCGGCCGGCGTCTCGCCCGGCACCTTCGACAGCGCCATGGCGGGGGCGCATTACCAGCCCAGCATCGTGGCGCTGGACCGCAAGCAAAGCGAATTCACCAAGCCGATCTGGGACTATCTCGACGGGGCCATCGGCACGCGCGGCGCGACCGGCCGGGCGAAGGCCGCGCAATATGCCGGCACGCTTTCGGCCATCGAGGCGCGCTACGGCGTCCCGCGCGAGATCGTGCTGGCGGTCTGGGGCATGGAGTCGAATTTCGGGGCCAATCGCGGCAATACCCGGATCGTGCCGGCCTTGGCGACGCTGGCCTATGATGGCCGGCGCGGCGAATTCTTCGCCGGCGAGCTGGTGGCGGCGCTGCGCATCATCCAGTCCGGCGACGTGGACAGCGCCCATATGGTCGGAAGCTGGGCCGGGGCCATGGGGCATACGCAGTTCATGCCCTCGTCCTTCCTCTCC from Paracoccus sp. MA carries:
- the dapD gene encoding 2,3,4,5-tetrahydropyridine-2,6-dicarboxylate N-succinyltransferase; its protein translation is MSNDALEAAIESAWEIRDQITPATKGEVRDAVEATLEALDKGALRVAEKRGSDWHVNQWAKKAVLLGFRLKDMEVHMGGPQGGTWWDKVDSKFAHWGQAQWQAAGFRAVPNCVVRRSAYIAKGVVLMPSFVNLGAYVDEGTMVDTWATVGSCAQIGKNVHLSGGVGIGGVLEPMQAGPTIIEDNCFIGARSEVVEGCIVREGSVLGMGVFIGKSTKIVDRETGEVMYGEVPAGSVVVAGSMPSKNGVNLYCAVIVKRVDAQTRSKTSINELLRD
- a CDS encoding GlsB/YeaQ/YmgE family stress response membrane protein codes for the protein MQGLGWLAAIIVGGLAGWIASSIMKADTGIILNVILGIVGAIVGNALLGLVGLNAQAGSWLAQGVAGLIGAVVLIWLYRAVAG
- a CDS encoding YbaK/EbsC family protein yields the protein MSKSLKRVQSALQAAGLAVEIRETDDSARTAEGAAAAVGCAVDQIAKSIIFRGETTGHVVLFLTAGGNRVDPAKATALAGQSLGKADADLIRAETGFAIGGVAPVGHLRQVQAWLDPRLLDFETVWAAAGTPRHVFAIAPEDLVRITGAKQADFIA
- a CDS encoding lytic murein transglycosylase, coding for MTRRISRIATSAVLTIALAGCGVSMNQGPGGVGGNFGGLPTAGGQGSEAGFQNWVQSFRPRALAAGVSPGTFDSAMAGAHYQPSIVALDRKQSEFTKPIWDYLDGAIGTRGATGRAKAAQYAGTLSAIEARYGVPREIVLAVWGMESNFGANRGNTRIVPALATLAYDGRRGEFFAGELVAALRIIQSGDVDSAHMVGSWAGAMGHTQFMPSSFLSHAVDFNGDGRRDIWSDDPTDALASTASYLRQNGWRPGQSWGTEVILPQGFDFNQAGKSVQHSGSQWAAMGVRTVSGAPVPSGSILAPAGSRGPAFLITENFRAILKYNASDSYALGVAYLGEAIAGRRGIQGSWPRGDRTLSNSEKAEIQRLLMARGFDTGGVDGKLGSQSTEAIKAFQRSRGVTPDGYADTRLLAMLRS